One genomic region from Reichenbachiella ulvae encodes:
- a CDS encoding glycoside hydrolase family 2 protein: MKFLESIKLKALLGLVLTLFYFSEGGAQNPSADLRTKYNFNQEWKLLVGDPEGAEKVGHNDDQWKEVTLPYAWNENEAYKNDIHNLSTGIAWYRKQFQLPKDLEGKKVFLEFEGVRQGGDFYVNGQYIGHHDNGVMAFGFDISELVNFGSESNTLAVRTDNSWDYKELHTGVKHQWNNDNFNANYGGLPKNVYLHVSDRLYQTLPLFSTLGTTGVYVYAREFDIPGRKAVIFAESQVKNEYAVAKTFQYQVEIRDMDGETIKVMDGNSVTISPGGVATAKASAMVEGLNFWSWGYGYLYDVYTRLKMDGQVIDEVKTTTGFRKTEFANGMIKLNDRVIMVKGYAQRTSNEWPAVGMSVPAWLSDYSNRLMVETNANLVRWMHVTPWKQDVESCDRVGLMQAMPAGDAEKDVKGRQWEQRVELMRDAIIYNRNNPSIVFYEGGNESISEVHMKELKDVRDQYDPYGGRAAGSREMLDSEVAEYGGEMLYINKSADIPFWATEYSRDEGLRKYWDEFSPPYHKDGDGGTDHTNINGTKVKDASPYNRNQDSHAKEDVIRWYDYWRERPGTGKRVSSGGVNIIFTDTNTHYRGAENYRRSGEADPMRIPKDGFYAHQVMWDGWVDTESRMAHLMGHWNYKEGTVKDMYAVSSAEKVELFVNGKSKGFGERSYHFLFTFEDIKWEEGSVKVVGYDESGKAVCEDENVTAGEPVAIRLTTLTNPTGFKADGADMALIEVEVVDAQGRRNPIAFNEIDFSLDGQAEWLGGIAQGPDNYILSKKLPVELGVNRVLIRSTTKAGKISLTAKSEGLNSASIKLKTQPIEVEGGLSDKLPGADLPSNLERGPTPLEPSYEVTRVPVEIVSATAGINSDQARQSFDDNELSNWSNNNILEQGWIKYQFDSSYQVSEVVLKMNSWRRRSYPIEIKVGDKTVFKGNTERSLGYITIPFEPVSGDNLTVKLIGTTINEDAFNIVEITGKKDLVKDGYREEEPPEGILSIVEIEVYQE, translated from the coding sequence ATGAAATTTCTGGAAAGTATAAAATTGAAAGCCTTATTAGGACTAGTATTGACGCTATTCTATTTTTCAGAAGGGGGCGCTCAGAACCCTTCTGCAGATTTGCGGACGAAATACAATTTTAATCAAGAGTGGAAACTGCTTGTAGGTGATCCAGAAGGGGCTGAAAAGGTAGGTCACAACGACGACCAGTGGAAAGAAGTGACACTGCCCTATGCATGGAATGAAAACGAGGCTTACAAAAATGACATTCATAACCTGAGTACAGGTATAGCCTGGTATCGCAAACAATTCCAATTGCCTAAAGACCTTGAAGGAAAAAAGGTGTTTTTGGAATTTGAAGGAGTGAGACAGGGCGGAGATTTTTATGTAAATGGCCAATACATTGGTCACCACGACAATGGTGTGATGGCTTTTGGCTTTGATATCAGTGAACTGGTCAATTTTGGTTCGGAAAGCAACACCCTGGCTGTCCGAACAGACAATTCCTGGGATTATAAGGAACTTCACACAGGCGTGAAACATCAATGGAACAACGATAATTTCAATGCCAACTACGGCGGACTTCCTAAAAATGTGTATCTGCATGTTTCAGATAGGTTGTACCAGACTCTTCCTCTATTCTCTACCTTAGGGACCACTGGCGTATATGTATATGCACGCGAATTTGATATCCCTGGGCGTAAAGCCGTCATCTTTGCCGAATCTCAAGTAAAGAATGAATATGCAGTAGCAAAAACCTTTCAATATCAGGTGGAAATACGGGATATGGATGGGGAAACCATCAAGGTGATGGATGGAAACAGTGTAACGATATCTCCCGGTGGAGTAGCCACAGCAAAGGCTTCTGCAATGGTTGAGGGTCTCAATTTTTGGAGTTGGGGATATGGATATCTCTACGATGTTTACACAAGACTAAAGATGGACGGCCAAGTGATAGATGAGGTGAAGACTACTACAGGTTTTCGCAAAACTGAATTTGCCAATGGCATGATCAAGTTGAATGACCGAGTGATTATGGTCAAAGGATACGCGCAGCGCACAAGTAACGAATGGCCGGCGGTGGGTATGAGTGTTCCTGCCTGGCTCAGCGACTATAGCAATCGACTCATGGTAGAAACCAATGCCAACCTGGTACGATGGATGCATGTGACACCCTGGAAGCAGGATGTGGAGTCCTGTGATCGGGTAGGTTTGATGCAGGCCATGCCTGCAGGTGATGCAGAAAAAGACGTGAAAGGGAGACAATGGGAGCAAAGGGTTGAACTGATGAGAGATGCGATCATTTATAATCGAAACAATCCCAGTATTGTCTTTTATGAAGGAGGGAACGAAAGCATCAGCGAGGTTCACATGAAGGAACTCAAAGATGTGCGTGACCAATACGATCCATATGGAGGCCGGGCAGCAGGTAGCCGCGAAATGCTGGACAGTGAAGTGGCCGAATATGGAGGTGAAATGCTTTACATCAACAAGAGTGCAGATATCCCCTTTTGGGCGACTGAGTACTCCAGAGACGAAGGCTTGAGAAAGTACTGGGATGAGTTTAGCCCGCCCTATCACAAAGACGGTGATGGTGGGACAGATCATACCAATATCAATGGAACCAAAGTCAAAGATGCGAGTCCTTACAATCGAAACCAGGACTCTCATGCCAAAGAAGATGTGATCCGATGGTATGACTACTGGAGAGAACGACCAGGTACCGGAAAGAGAGTGAGTTCAGGTGGTGTCAATATCATTTTTACAGATACCAATACCCACTATAGAGGTGCTGAAAATTACCGCAGAAGTGGAGAGGCTGATCCGATGCGGATTCCGAAGGATGGTTTCTATGCACATCAGGTGATGTGGGATGGCTGGGTAGATACCGAGAGCCGAATGGCCCACCTTATGGGACACTGGAATTATAAAGAGGGAACAGTCAAAGACATGTATGCAGTTTCCTCCGCAGAAAAGGTTGAGCTTTTTGTCAATGGTAAGTCTAAGGGCTTTGGAGAAAGGAGCTATCATTTTCTTTTCACCTTTGAGGATATCAAGTGGGAAGAAGGTTCGGTTAAAGTGGTAGGTTATGATGAGTCGGGTAAGGCTGTTTGTGAGGACGAAAATGTAACAGCAGGTGAGCCGGTGGCTATTCGTTTGACTACTTTGACAAACCCGACTGGATTTAAAGCCGATGGAGCAGACATGGCCCTCATCGAAGTGGAGGTGGTAGATGCACAAGGTCGCAGAAATCCAATTGCCTTTAATGAGATCGATTTTTCATTGGACGGTCAGGCAGAATGGCTGGGAGGAATCGCACAAGGGCCGGATAATTATATTCTATCTAAAAAGCTACCAGTAGAGCTGGGCGTGAATAGAGTGCTGATCCGGTCGACTACCAAGGCTGGTAAAATTAGTCTGACGGCAAAATCGGAAGGACTCAATTCGGCTTCCATAAAACTAAAGACTCAACCAATAGAGGTAGAAGGTGGACTTAGTGATAAGCTACCGGGGGCTGACCTTCCTTCCAATCTGGAAAGAGGTCCTACACCCCTGGAGCCTTCGTATGAGGTGACCCGAGTACCAGTTGAGATTGTTTCTGCAACAGCCGGAATCAATAGTGATCAAGCCAGGCAGAGTTTTGATGACAATGAATTAAGCAATTGGTCAAATAATAATATTCTAGAACAAGGTTGGATCAAATACCAATTTGATTCAAGCTACCAGGTCAGTGAGGTAGTGTTGAAAATGAATTCTTGGCGAAGAAGGAGCTACCCCATCGAAATAAAAGTGGGTGACAAGACGGTGTTCAAAGGCAATACAGAAAGAAGCCTGGGTTATATCACGATTCCGTTTGAACCTGTCTCAGGAGATAACCTGACCGTCAAACTCATCGGTACTACGATCAATGAGGATGCTTTTAATATTGTCGAGATCACAGGTAAAAAAGATCTGGTGAAAGATGGGTATAGAGAAGAAGAGCCTCCAGAAGGAATATTGAGTATTGTTGAGATAGAAGTGTATCAAGAGTAG
- a CDS encoding oligogalacturonate lyase family protein, translated as MIKATLQAILLVTVIVATSGLAFSQIGTRFPSERKVIKDPVTGNELIFLTSTPAGDSKIYPTHNQWTADGKWVVFRSNRVKGEAMAVNEETGDIVQVTEGGYYRMLCVARKSMKLYFMRKSTDDAMDVVEVDLEKLFADSASGKLKSARKYQRVCGTTPSELGASGDMALDADEEWVWFRAGREAALKNLPEGTEIEEDFGPRNMGAGPGGIAGMNVKTGEVKYVVSVPFQVGHIQSNPWVPGQIIFCWETGGKSPQRTWIVNSDGTGLRPLYPESPYEWVTHEAVIGKDEVAIAIMGHRKIPESTGEKPEGTDVKGANPGQETEWGPCGTREKPTGLGIVNINTREMTIAGQTKEGSGLWHVHGSSDGKYAVGDDFSRNIYLIDRDTREMTLLSTGHKSTAADHPHPTFSPDGTKIEIQSAMLSEDGRSMNICVIPIP; from the coding sequence ATGATAAAAGCAACATTACAAGCAATACTACTAGTAACCGTCATAGTAGCCACTTCTGGGTTGGCTTTCAGTCAGATTGGGACTCGTTTTCCATCCGAAAGAAAAGTGATCAAGGATCCTGTGACTGGAAACGAGCTGATATTCCTCACCAGTACCCCGGCAGGAGACTCTAAGATATATCCGACTCACAATCAATGGACTGCTGATGGGAAGTGGGTGGTTTTTCGCTCCAATCGGGTCAAAGGTGAGGCGATGGCTGTAAATGAAGAAACAGGAGATATCGTACAAGTGACCGAAGGAGGCTACTATCGCATGCTCTGTGTCGCCAGAAAATCCATGAAGCTTTACTTCATGCGAAAATCAACTGATGATGCAATGGACGTAGTGGAGGTCGATCTGGAAAAGCTATTCGCTGACAGCGCATCAGGAAAACTCAAATCGGCCAGGAAATATCAGCGCGTTTGTGGGACGACCCCTTCGGAGTTAGGAGCGAGCGGAGACATGGCCTTAGATGCGGATGAAGAGTGGGTTTGGTTCAGAGCTGGACGCGAAGCTGCTCTAAAGAATTTGCCAGAGGGGACGGAAATTGAAGAAGATTTTGGTCCCAGGAATATGGGGGCCGGCCCTGGTGGAATAGCGGGCATGAATGTCAAAACAGGAGAGGTGAAATATGTGGTTTCTGTTCCTTTTCAGGTTGGGCATATTCAATCTAACCCATGGGTGCCTGGTCAGATTATTTTTTGCTGGGAAACGGGTGGGAAATCGCCACAGCGTACTTGGATCGTTAATTCAGACGGCACAGGTTTGCGTCCCTTATATCCAGAGTCTCCGTACGAATGGGTCACACATGAGGCAGTAATAGGCAAGGATGAAGTAGCAATCGCCATCATGGGACATCGCAAAATCCCAGAATCTACCGGGGAAAAACCAGAGGGAACGGATGTGAAAGGTGCCAATCCTGGACAAGAAACTGAATGGGGCCCTTGCGGTACCAGGGAGAAGCCAACCGGGCTTGGTATCGTCAATATCAACACAAGAGAGATGACTATTGCCGGTCAGACCAAGGAAGGTAGCGGACTGTGGCATGTACATGGCTCTTCTGATGGGAAGTATGCCGTGGGTGATGATTTTAGCCGAAATATCTATTTGATAGATCGGGACACAAGAGAAATGACCCTTTTATCTACTGGACATAAATCGACCGCTGCAGATCATCCTCACCCAACTTTTAGTCCGGATGGGACGAAAATTGAAATCCAATCGGCCATGCTGTCCGAGGATGGCCGATCGATGAATATTTGTGTCATCCCCATACCTTGA
- a CDS encoding glycoside hydrolase family 88/105 protein: protein MLKKINSFILMLAIASAFTTVQAQKANDVNTPLHLSKPDYDTPYGIPSEESIVATLDRVYEYLESTTPSVVIDLGTGEKIEKINKIKSDQKIAFEQGDFRPVSYEWGVTYAGMLLASQNTDDPKYAKYTLDRMNLLAELYPQVMKLEQKQSGFRHPIRSVLHPHALDDAGAMCAAMIKSKDYGFEGELDPMITNYMDYISNKELRLEDGTLARNRPMKNSLWLDDLFMSVPALAQMGQYSGDNRYFDDAVKQVIQFSDRMFNHEKGLYMHAYIIDMKEHPQFHWGRANGWAIMTMVELLEVLPEDYKGRDKVLEYLQKHIYGLSQYQSGSGFWHQLLDRNDSYLETSATAIFTYSIARAINRGYVDAKAYGPMVCLAWNAIASKVNARGQVEGTCVGTGMGFDPAFYYYRPVNVYAAHGYGPVLLAGAEMITLLDQNYPKMNDSAVQFYNQEINTDEPIFSEQ, encoded by the coding sequence ATGTTAAAGAAAATAAATTCATTCATTCTGATGCTGGCTATCGCGTCAGCATTTACTACTGTTCAGGCGCAAAAAGCCAACGACGTAAACACGCCTTTGCACCTGTCCAAACCCGATTATGACACGCCTTACGGTATTCCTTCGGAGGAGTCCATTGTAGCTACGCTCGATAGGGTGTATGAATACCTGGAAAGCACTACTCCTTCGGTAGTCATAGATCTGGGAACAGGAGAAAAGATTGAAAAAATCAATAAAATCAAGTCGGATCAAAAGATAGCCTTCGAACAGGGGGACTTCAGACCGGTAAGTTATGAGTGGGGAGTGACATACGCGGGTATGCTGCTCGCCTCTCAAAATACCGATGATCCTAAATATGCCAAATACACCTTGGATAGAATGAACCTTTTGGCGGAGTTGTATCCACAGGTAATGAAGCTTGAGCAAAAGCAATCTGGTTTTCGTCATCCGATCAGGTCGGTGTTGCACCCTCACGCACTGGATGATGCAGGTGCCATGTGTGCTGCCATGATCAAATCTAAGGACTATGGCTTTGAGGGAGAGTTGGATCCGATGATTACAAATTATATGGACTACATCAGCAATAAAGAGCTGAGACTGGAAGATGGTACGCTTGCCAGAAATCGTCCTATGAAAAATTCGCTTTGGTTGGACGATTTATTTATGAGCGTGCCTGCTTTGGCACAAATGGGACAGTATAGCGGGGACAATCGCTACTTTGACGATGCGGTAAAACAGGTCATTCAGTTTTCTGACCGTATGTTCAATCATGAGAAAGGGCTGTACATGCATGCCTATATCATAGATATGAAGGAGCACCCACAGTTTCACTGGGGCAGAGCTAACGGATGGGCGATCATGACGATGGTCGAGTTGTTGGAAGTATTGCCAGAGGATTACAAAGGAAGAGATAAAGTGCTGGAGTATCTGCAGAAGCATATTTACGGTTTATCCCAATATCAATCTGGATCAGGATTTTGGCATCAGTTGCTAGATAGAAATGATTCTTATCTGGAAACGTCTGCTACGGCCATATTTACCTATTCGATAGCTCGAGCGATCAACAGAGGATATGTAGATGCAAAAGCTTATGGCCCGATGGTTTGTCTGGCATGGAATGCCATTGCCTCCAAGGTAAATGCAAGAGGACAGGTGGAAGGCACTTGTGTAGGAACAGGGATGGGGTTCGATCCGGCGTTTTATTACTACCGTCCTGTCAATGTTTATGCGGCTCATGGCTATGGTCCAGTGCTGTTGGCAGGTGCTGAGATGATCACGCTGTTGGATCAAAACTATCCAAAAATGAATGACAGTGCGGTGCAGTTTTACAATCAGGAAATCAACACTGACGAACCTATTTTTAGCGAACAGTAA
- a CDS encoding beta-galactosidase — protein MRKIIIAILLMGSVSSFAQSLKEAFPTDQLTSVGAYYYPEHWEESQWDRDLKKIADMGFEFTHFAEFAWAQLEPQEGVYDFEWLDKAVALAAKHDLKVIMCTSTATPPVWLVRKHPDILITHEDGTTMDHGSRQHASFSNEFYRAYSQKLIVELAKHYGQDDRIMGWQLDNEPRPVVDYSQDAVKRFRIWLEAKYKSIDALNTAWGTNFWSGTYSDFSEINLPKHGQWGMNLYQRLDHNRFCNEETASFLDQQAVTIREHASSDQWVTTNYIPMYGASFIGKSQELDFITYTRYMVYGDHKGIGPKGYRVGEYSRIAMANDYFRPLSPIYGVMELQPGQVNWGQINSQPLPGAVRLWLWHVFAGGSKFTCTYRFRAPIYGYEQYHYGIVGPDGVTPTRGGLEYQKFIEEVELLRKSYKKSIVPQEYLDRKTAILYDPDNTVAINQNKQTKVWNTEEHVLKYYKALKAFGAPVDFIRDTSDFSQYPVMVLPAYQQMDRGLIQKLTEYVKNGGHLVMSCRTGHQDEKGHLWEASHAAPIYELIGSEIEFYDLLRSYDSNSVAFEGEEFSWTSWGDVLKPNEGTETWGQYASDFYQGKAAVTFNELGKGSVTYVGADSHEGKLEYAVLEKLYKQLGIAIENYPKGVIVEYRDGFGIAMNYSNEDYKMQLPANAKILIGDQGLSTADVLVWKLK, from the coding sequence ATGAGAAAAATTATTATCGCGATTTTGCTGATGGGCAGTGTGAGCAGCTTTGCCCAATCACTTAAGGAAGCATTTCCAACAGATCAACTGACAAGTGTCGGTGCCTACTATTATCCAGAGCACTGGGAGGAGTCACAGTGGGATCGTGATTTAAAGAAAATTGCAGATATGGGTTTTGAGTTTACCCATTTCGCTGAATTTGCTTGGGCCCAGCTAGAGCCACAAGAGGGCGTCTATGATTTTGAATGGTTGGACAAGGCAGTTGCCCTGGCCGCTAAGCACGACCTCAAAGTCATCATGTGTACATCTACAGCTACTCCACCTGTGTGGCTGGTTCGAAAGCATCCAGATATTCTGATCACTCATGAGGATGGCACCACTATGGATCACGGCTCACGTCAGCATGCTTCTTTTTCCAACGAGTTCTATAGAGCATATTCTCAAAAATTGATTGTAGAGCTGGCCAAACACTATGGTCAGGATGATCGAATCATGGGCTGGCAGTTGGACAATGAGCCGCGCCCTGTAGTGGATTATAGCCAAGATGCAGTAAAGAGGTTTCGTATATGGCTGGAGGCAAAATACAAGAGCATTGATGCGCTCAATACGGCTTGGGGAACCAATTTCTGGAGTGGAACCTACAGTGATTTTTCTGAAATCAATCTCCCTAAACATGGACAATGGGGCATGAACCTTTACCAGCGTCTGGATCACAATCGATTTTGCAATGAAGAAACGGCGAGTTTCCTCGATCAGCAGGCAGTTACTATCCGAGAGCACGCTTCTTCAGATCAGTGGGTTACCACCAATTATATTCCGATGTATGGTGCCAGTTTTATTGGCAAGAGTCAGGAACTGGATTTTATTACCTATACCCGCTACATGGTATATGGGGATCACAAAGGCATAGGCCCGAAAGGGTATCGTGTAGGTGAGTACTCTAGGATTGCTATGGCCAATGATTATTTCCGTCCACTAAGTCCCATCTATGGTGTTATGGAGTTACAGCCTGGACAAGTCAATTGGGGACAGATCAACTCCCAGCCTCTGCCAGGAGCAGTACGTCTATGGTTGTGGCATGTCTTTGCTGGTGGGAGCAAGTTTACTTGTACCTATCGTTTTAGAGCACCCATCTATGGCTATGAGCAGTACCACTACGGTATAGTAGGGCCTGATGGAGTGACACCTACCAGAGGGGGATTAGAGTATCAGAAATTTATCGAGGAAGTAGAACTGTTGAGAAAGAGTTATAAAAAATCCATAGTTCCTCAGGAATACCTCGATCGAAAAACTGCCATCCTTTATGATCCAGACAATACGGTGGCCATCAATCAAAACAAACAAACCAAAGTGTGGAATACGGAAGAGCATGTACTGAAGTATTATAAAGCGCTAAAGGCCTTTGGAGCTCCCGTTGATTTCATTCGGGATACTTCTGATTTTTCCCAATATCCGGTCATGGTATTGCCCGCCTATCAGCAAATGGATAGAGGTTTGATTCAAAAATTAACTGAATATGTGAAGAATGGGGGGCATCTGGTGATGTCTTGTCGAACTGGACATCAGGACGAAAAGGGGCACCTATGGGAGGCCAGTCATGCAGCACCGATCTATGAGCTGATCGGAAGCGAAATAGAATTTTACGATCTCCTGAGATCATATGATTCAAATTCAGTGGCCTTTGAAGGGGAAGAGTTCTCCTGGACAAGTTGGGGGGATGTACTCAAGCCCAATGAAGGTACCGAGACCTGGGGGCAATACGCCAGTGATTTTTATCAAGGCAAGGCGGCTGTCACTTTCAATGAACTAGGAAAAGGAAGCGTGACCTACGTAGGAGCCGATAGTCATGAGGGTAAACTGGAATACGCTGTTTTGGAGAAACTGTATAAGCAGTTGGGAATAGCGATTGAGAACTACCCTAAGGGGGTCATTGTGGAGTATCGTGACGGGTTTGGTATTGCTATGAACTACTCCAATGAAGATTATAAAATGCAATTACCAGCTAATGCCAAAATCCTGATCGGTGATCAGGGTCTATCCACGGCCGATGTGCTTGTGTGGAAATTGAAATAG
- a CDS encoding sulfatase-like hydrolase/transferase, with protein MVEVLDREVGELMAKLEELGLAENTIVVFTSDNGPHQEGGADPDYFDSNGPFRGYKRDLYEGGIRVPMIVRWPGKVEPALQTDHPSAFWDVMPTIADIVGAELPANLDGISFLPTLLGETEDQKKHEYLYWEFYELGGRQALISDGWKLVKYNLLDSANTTEELYYLPDDPSESRDLADENTSKVALLSGLMNKARTPSEVFEFRD; from the coding sequence ATGGTAGAAGTGCTCGATCGAGAGGTTGGAGAGTTGATGGCCAAATTGGAGGAGCTTGGTTTGGCTGAAAATACGATCGTCGTATTTACCTCGGACAATGGTCCACACCAGGAGGGCGGGGCTGATCCGGATTACTTTGATAGCAACGGTCCATTTAGAGGGTATAAGCGTGACCTTTATGAAGGAGGTATTCGGGTACCTATGATTGTCCGATGGCCTGGAAAGGTTGAGCCGGCTTTGCAAACAGATCATCCTTCAGCTTTTTGGGATGTGATGCCTACCATAGCAGACATAGTGGGCGCAGAGCTACCAGCCAATCTTGATGGCATATCATTTCTCCCCACTTTGCTTGGTGAGACGGAAGATCAAAAGAAGCACGAATATTTGTATTGGGAGTTTTATGAGTTAGGAGGACGTCAAGCTTTGATAAGTGATGGCTGGAAATTGGTGAAGTATAACCTCCTGGATTCGGCTAATACTACCGAAGAGTTATATTATTTACCAGATGATCCTTCTGAGTCGAGGGATTTGGCGGATGAAAACACATCAAAGGTTGCGCTTCTATCAGGTCTGATGAATAAAGCTCGCACTCCTTCTGAGGTATTTGAGTTTAGAGATTAA
- a CDS encoding sulfatase-like hydrolase/transferase, giving the protein MMIKARMFYWTYSLLMVFVLLLVGCKQEASRPNIVYILADDLGYGDLSCYGQQKFKTPNIDRLAKQGMLFTQHYAGSTVCSPSRSALLTGQTTGHTPVRGNIRVEPVGNWPLEAEAYTLAEMLQKSEYVTGAFGKWGLGYLDTEGDPNLQGFDEFYGFYSQTLAHHYFPDQLWHNDEKIVLTGNRNGQEEQYAPDLIHREALKFLEDNAESPFFLYYASALPHAEMKVPEEELNQYAGQFDPETAYDGVDYGEERFRMGP; this is encoded by the coding sequence ATGATGATTAAAGCCAGAATGTTCTATTGGACCTACTCACTATTGATGGTTTTTGTGCTGCTACTGGTAGGCTGCAAACAAGAAGCCTCTCGTCCCAATATCGTGTATATATTGGCTGATGATTTGGGCTATGGAGACCTTAGTTGCTATGGTCAGCAGAAGTTCAAAACCCCGAATATAGATCGACTGGCAAAGCAAGGGATGCTTTTTACCCAGCACTATGCAGGCAGTACCGTTTGTTCGCCATCCAGATCAGCACTGCTCACAGGACAGACGACAGGGCATACGCCTGTTAGAGGCAATATTCGGGTGGAGCCCGTAGGGAATTGGCCATTAGAAGCGGAGGCTTACACCCTGGCAGAGATGCTACAAAAAAGTGAGTATGTGACTGGAGCTTTTGGCAAGTGGGGTTTAGGCTACCTGGATACCGAAGGAGATCCCAACTTACAAGGCTTTGACGAGTTTTATGGATTTTATAGCCAGACACTGGCGCACCATTATTTTCCAGACCAGCTTTGGCACAATGATGAAAAGATTGTTTTGACAGGGAATCGAAATGGGCAGGAAGAGCAGTATGCACCTGACCTCATTCATCGGGAAGCACTCAAGTTTCTAGAGGACAATGCAGAGAGTCCTTTCTTTTTGTACTACGCCAGCGCCTTGCCGCATGCAGAAATGAAAGTACCTGAAGAAGAGCTGAACCAATATGCAGGCCAATTCGATCCTGAGACTGCCTACGACGGAGTGGATTATGGAGAGGAGCGATTCAGAATGGGGCCATAG
- a CDS encoding rhamnogalacturonan acetylesterase — protein sequence MTLLSKILTIALLFVGLVPPEKPTVYLVGDSTVRCGSGKGGGGLWGWGSFLSDELDTTKVSVVNKAMGGRSSRTYIQEGRWNDVHDQLQEGDYVIIQFGHNDSGPVNDDFRARGTIKGNGEETEEIDNILTKRREIVKSYGWYIRKYVADTKAKGAIPIVCSLVARNIWEDGKITRNTNDYTQWAKEAAEMEGAYFIDLNDLVATKYEELGQDYVTKKLFIEDHTHTNKAGAKINAELVSEAIKKLEDCGLSALVK from the coding sequence ATGACATTGTTATCTAAAATATTAACCATCGCATTGCTATTTGTAGGATTAGTGCCACCTGAGAAGCCTACGGTTTATCTGGTAGGAGATTCTACTGTGAGATGCGGCAGTGGAAAAGGAGGAGGCGGACTCTGGGGATGGGGTTCCTTTTTGTCAGACGAGCTGGATACGACGAAAGTTTCTGTGGTCAACAAAGCCATGGGAGGAAGAAGTAGCCGTACCTATATCCAGGAGGGGAGATGGAATGATGTGCATGATCAATTGCAGGAAGGCGATTACGTGATCATTCAGTTTGGTCACAATGATTCGGGCCCTGTCAATGATGATTTTAGAGCAAGAGGTACCATCAAAGGAAATGGTGAAGAGACAGAGGAAATAGATAATATATTGACCAAACGTCGTGAGATCGTGAAGTCCTACGGTTGGTACATTAGAAAATACGTGGCTGACACAAAAGCAAAAGGAGCCATTCCTATTGTCTGTTCGCTGGTCGCCAGGAACATATGGGAGGATGGAAAAATCACACGCAATACCAATGACTATACCCAATGGGCCAAAGAGGCTGCCGAAATGGAAGGGGCCTATTTCATAGATCTAAATGATTTGGTAGCGACTAAGTATGAAGAATTAGGACAGGACTATGTGACAAAAAAACTTTTTATAGAGGACCATACTCATACCAATAAGGCAGGTGCCAAAATTAATGCTGAATTGGTGTCAGAAGCCATTAAAAAATTGGAGGACTGTGGATTGTCAGCTTTAGTAAAATGA